A window of Terriglobus sp. RCC_193 contains these coding sequences:
- a CDS encoding TIGR03435 family protein, with protein MRIRSQLCYIVALLALVNAAPAQQPPKNAIAFETAAIHPSHVTPGCAGLPSPGSSHFDATCLTLRNLLEIAFKPEYPDSIEGPQHALDTQYNIRASMPDGVTWTYESLRPLMQQLLIERFHLTYHFGSKSVSGYEITTAKSGAKLTPISPDSVKWGMKAGELAQNFFAPGHIQGRGVDADGIAGLLSLAAHLPVVNHTGLTGLFNMDLRYAPDETTSTDLPSFFTAIKEQLGLDLKPAKVPVKTIIIDHVDEVPIPN; from the coding sequence ATGCGAATCCGTTCTCAGCTTTGCTACATTGTTGCGCTCCTCGCGCTTGTGAATGCTGCGCCCGCGCAGCAGCCTCCTAAAAACGCGATCGCGTTTGAGACAGCAGCAATTCATCCTTCCCATGTAACACCAGGATGTGCAGGTTTGCCGTCGCCAGGCAGCAGCCACTTCGACGCCACCTGCCTCACGTTACGAAATCTGCTGGAGATAGCATTCAAGCCGGAATACCCCGACTCCATCGAAGGGCCACAGCATGCGCTCGATACGCAATACAACATTCGCGCAAGCATGCCCGACGGCGTCACGTGGACGTATGAATCCCTCCGTCCCTTGATGCAACAACTGCTCATCGAACGCTTCCACCTCACCTATCACTTCGGAAGCAAGTCGGTTTCCGGCTATGAAATCACCACGGCTAAGAGCGGTGCCAAGCTCACTCCGATCAGCCCCGATTCCGTGAAGTGGGGCATGAAAGCCGGAGAGCTTGCACAGAACTTCTTTGCTCCCGGTCACATTCAGGGCCGCGGAGTGGATGCCGACGGAATTGCAGGCCTGCTGTCTCTTGCGGCTCACCTGCCCGTTGTGAACCACACCGGCCTCACAGGTCTCTTCAATATGGACCTGCGTTACGCGCCCGATGAAACCACGTCTACGGATCTGCCATCCTTCTTTACCGCGATAAAAGAACAACTGGGACTTGACCTGAAACCAGCCAAAGTCCCCGTAAAGACGATCATCATCGACCATGTCGACGAAGTCCCCATACCGAATTAA